From Hymenobacter sedentarius, a single genomic window includes:
- a CDS encoding glycosyltransferase, with protein sequence MPNTLIAPEPLFPDALLVEVAWEVCNQVGGIYTVIRSKVPATMPAWDDRYCLLGPYFPNQAQGEFEPLDELAVHTASDPFGAAVRTMRAQGYEVHIGTWLVTGRPRAVLINPFQAYPQLGQLKSDLWQRHSIPSPDNDDLLHQVIAFGHLTTIFFQHVAAQVPPAQRLLGHFHEWMTGVAIPEMRRLQVPVHLLFTTHATLLGRYLAMNDPNFYDHLMWVNWEAEARKFNIEPAVRMERAAAHGSHVFTTVSELTVRECIYLLDRIPDAVLPNGLNIERFVALHEFQNLHQQYKAKIHEFVMAHFFQSYAFDLDQTLYFFTSGRYEYHNKGFDLTLEALARLNHRLQVSGIDLNVVMFFITKRPFTSINPQVLERRAMLDEVHETCRAIEHQVGERLFYAAASSADHKLPDLDSMVDDYWKLRYRRTLQSWKTNALPSVITHNLVNDQDDDILNFMRRAKLLNHRHDRVKMVYHPDFVSPSSPLLGMEYGQFVRGCHMGVFPSYYEPWGYTPLECVARGVPAITSDLSGFGDYVLQTIPDPEQKGIFVVHRQEKSFDESAEELTDMLWQFVQLNRRERIMQRNAVESSAELFDWKNLRVHYDRAYALALDRK encoded by the coding sequence ATGCCCAATACGTTAATCGCCCCCGAACCCTTGTTTCCCGACGCTTTGCTGGTGGAAGTGGCTTGGGAAGTTTGCAACCAGGTGGGCGGCATCTACACGGTTATCCGGTCGAAAGTGCCGGCCACCATGCCGGCCTGGGACGACCGGTACTGCCTGCTGGGCCCGTACTTTCCCAACCAGGCGCAGGGCGAGTTTGAGCCGCTCGACGAGCTGGCCGTGCACACCGCCTCCGACCCGTTTGGGGCCGCCGTGCGCACCATGCGCGCGCAGGGCTACGAGGTGCACATCGGCACCTGGCTGGTAACGGGCCGGCCCCGCGCGGTGCTCATCAACCCGTTTCAGGCCTACCCCCAGCTGGGCCAACTCAAGTCGGACCTCTGGCAGCGCCACAGCATCCCCTCGCCCGACAACGACGACTTGCTGCACCAGGTCATCGCCTTCGGGCACCTGACCACCATTTTCTTCCAGCACGTGGCGGCGCAGGTGCCGCCGGCGCAGCGCCTGCTGGGCCACTTCCACGAGTGGATGACCGGCGTAGCCATCCCGGAGATGCGCCGCCTGCAAGTACCAGTGCACCTGCTATTTACCACGCACGCCACCCTGCTCGGCCGCTACCTGGCCATGAACGACCCCAACTTCTACGACCACCTGATGTGGGTGAACTGGGAGGCCGAGGCGCGCAAGTTCAACATTGAGCCGGCCGTGCGCATGGAGCGCGCCGCCGCCCACGGCAGCCACGTCTTCACTACGGTGAGTGAGCTCACGGTGCGCGAGTGCATTTACCTCCTCGACCGGATTCCGGACGCCGTGCTGCCCAACGGGCTCAACATCGAGCGGTTTGTGGCCCTGCACGAATTCCAGAACCTGCACCAGCAGTACAAGGCCAAAATCCACGAGTTCGTGATGGCGCACTTCTTCCAGTCGTACGCCTTCGACCTGGACCAGACGCTGTACTTCTTCACCTCGGGCCGCTACGAGTACCACAACAAAGGCTTCGACCTGACCCTGGAGGCCCTGGCCCGGCTCAACCACCGCCTGCAGGTGAGCGGCATCGACCTGAACGTGGTGATGTTTTTCATCACCAAACGGCCCTTCACCAGCATCAACCCCCAGGTGCTGGAGCGCCGCGCCATGCTCGACGAAGTGCACGAAACCTGCCGCGCCATTGAGCACCAAGTGGGCGAGCGGCTGTTCTACGCCGCCGCCTCCAGCGCCGACCACAAGCTGCCCGACCTTGACAGTATGGTGGACGACTACTGGAAGCTGCGCTACCGCCGCACCCTGCAAAGCTGGAAAACCAATGCCCTGCCCTCGGTCATCACCCACAACCTGGTGAACGACCAGGACGATGACATCTTGAACTTTATGCGGCGGGCCAAGCTGCTCAACCACCGCCACGACCGGGTGAAAATGGTGTACCACCCCGATTTTGTGTCGCCCTCTTCGCCCCTGCTGGGCATGGAGTACGGCCAGTTTGTGCGGGGCTGCCACATGGGCGTATTTCCGAGCTACTACGAGCCTTGGGGCTACACCCCGCTCGAATGCGTGGCCCGCGGCGTGCCCGCCATTACCTCCGACTTGTCGGGCTTTGGCGACTACGTGCTCCAAACCATCCCCGACCCCGAGCAGAAAGGTATTTTTGTGGTGCACCGCCAGGAAAAATCCTTCGACGAGTCGGCCGAAGAGCTCACCGATATGCTCTGGCAGTTTGTGCAACTCAACCGCCGCGAGCGCATCATGCAGCGCAACGCCGTGGAAAGCTCCGCCGAACTCTTCGACTGGAAAAACCTGCGCGTGCACTACGACCGGGCCTACGCCCTGGCCTTGGACCGGAAATAA
- a CDS encoding alpha/beta fold hydrolase, whose protein sequence is MRGWWLLIALLGLAAPGVAQPSKAPRIPEEFGYRHLVVMFGRDSVDVLVLSKPGEEMQKKPLLLWVQGSLPTPLVLYDKRGAFPVFPFHPKAVQKTCHLAIVGKPGIPLTADVEGRNPNRMFGETTPPPYYCARNYLGYFVRRDVAVLRYFKKQPWVDKAHVVAAGHSQGSTVVAHLAAVPSLVSHAVYLSGNPLGQLMSMLSESRQADDSVAAAATFQRWQTVVANPTVADCVGDDPRNTFGFGATPLPVLLRAKVPVFVGYGTRDRGVAGDDYLHLETIRLHKTNFTFRDYPGREHNFFGFKNGQINYDDFYWDNVGDDFLRWAGLLAPATK, encoded by the coding sequence ATGCGTGGCTGGTGGTTACTTATTGCCCTGCTGGGCCTTGCCGCGCCCGGGGTGGCCCAACCAAGTAAGGCCCCGCGCATTCCCGAGGAGTTTGGCTACCGGCACCTGGTGGTGATGTTCGGCCGAGACAGTGTGGACGTGCTGGTGCTCTCGAAACCAGGCGAGGAGATGCAGAAGAAGCCGCTGCTGCTTTGGGTGCAGGGCTCGCTGCCCACACCACTGGTGCTCTACGACAAGCGGGGCGCCTTCCCGGTCTTCCCCTTTCACCCCAAAGCGGTGCAGAAAACCTGCCACCTGGCCATCGTGGGCAAGCCGGGTATTCCCCTCACCGCCGACGTGGAAGGGCGCAATCCCAATCGAATGTTCGGCGAGACCACCCCGCCGCCGTACTACTGCGCCCGCAACTACCTCGGCTACTTTGTGCGGCGCGACGTGGCCGTGCTGCGCTATTTCAAAAAACAGCCCTGGGTTGATAAGGCGCACGTGGTGGCCGCTGGCCACTCACAGGGCAGCACCGTGGTGGCGCATCTGGCCGCCGTGCCGAGTCTCGTGAGCCACGCCGTGTACCTGAGCGGCAACCCGTTGGGCCAGCTCATGTCCATGCTAAGCGAGAGCCGGCAAGCGGATGACTCGGTGGCCGCGGCCGCCACCTTTCAGCGCTGGCAAACCGTGGTGGCCAACCCCACGGTGGCCGACTGTGTGGGCGACGACCCTCGCAACACCTTCGGCTTTGGGGCGACCCCGCTGCCGGTGCTGCTGCGCGCGAAGGTGCCCGTCTTCGTGGGCTACGGCACCCGCGACCGGGGTGTGGCCGGCGACGACTACCTGCACCTCGAGACCATTCGCCTGCACAAAACCAACTTCACCTTCCGGGACTACCCCGGCCGCGAGCACAACTTTTTTGGTTTCAAAAACGGACAGATTAACTACGACGATTTTTACTGGGACAACGTCGGCGACGACTTTCTGCGGTGGGCCGGGCTCTTGGCCCCAGCTACGAAATAG
- a CDS encoding nitroreductase family protein, whose translation MADTTNLLVLESPILPVLTQRRSPRAYSSQPVPADVLKQVFAAASSAASCFGEQPWRYLVGTRATSPEAYNKILTSMGEFNQVWAKSAPVLAVSIAKLHFSHDDNPNRHALHDVGQATATLAIQAAELGLQVHQMAGFSIDKVRTAFGLPAGYEPVAVFTLGYPGDPASLPDGLRDKEIAPRVRKPLAEFMFEGEWPTPATERYDQATV comes from the coding sequence ATGGCCGATACCACCAACCTCCTCGTTCTCGAATCTCCCATTCTGCCCGTGCTCACGCAGCGCCGCAGCCCCCGGGCCTACAGCAGCCAGCCCGTGCCGGCCGATGTGCTCAAGCAGGTTTTTGCCGCCGCTTCTTCGGCCGCGTCCTGCTTTGGCGAGCAGCCCTGGCGCTACCTGGTGGGCACCCGCGCCACCAGCCCCGAGGCTTACAATAAAATCCTGACCAGCATGGGCGAATTCAACCAAGTGTGGGCCAAAAGCGCCCCCGTGCTGGCCGTGAGCATCGCCAAGCTCCACTTCTCGCACGACGACAACCCCAACCGCCACGCCCTGCACGACGTGGGCCAGGCCACCGCCACGCTCGCCATTCAGGCCGCCGAGCTGGGCCTGCAAGTGCACCAGATGGCCGGCTTCTCCATCGACAAGGTGCGCACCGCCTTCGGCCTGCCCGCCGGGTACGAGCCGGTGGCCGTGTTCACGTTGGGCTACCCCGGCGACCCCGCCAGCCTGCCCGATGGACTGCGCGACAAGGAGATAGCGCCCCGCGTTCGCAAGCCGCTGGCCGAGTTCATGTTTGAAGGCGAATGGCCCACGCCGGCCACCGAGCGCTACGACCAGGCCACGGTGTAA
- a CDS encoding alpha-amylase family glycosyl hydrolase has translation MPHSSASAPVRAKAAPKAPSKKAPSLSSAALQSGMGAVPHARGTTFRVWAPHAEEVAVIGTFNNWAPKKNPLQPEGNGYWATDVAGAKPGDEYKFHLCRAGQEFDRNDPYARQVTHSAGSSVIFDSSFDWGDDHFQMPSWNELVIYELHVGTFNAADASSVGTFLNVVEKLPYLRDLGINCIELLPATEFPGDRSWGYNPAHPFALESDYGGPIAFKELVKQAHRHGIAVVLDVVYNHFGPGDLDLWQFDGWSENDGGGIYFYNDWRAETPWGHNRPDYGRPEVRQYIRDNALMWLNEYRCDGLRADAIAFIRNVHGEDDPAADLADGWSLMRWINEEIDQTMPWKITIAEDLRGNASITETVGNGGQGFDSQWDGSFVYPIREALTIQEDADRDMEAVAAALGQLYNDNAFRRVIYTESHDEVANGKSRVPEEIMPGDAAHWFPKKRATLGAALVLTAPGIPMLFQGQEFLADGAFSDAEPLQWQRVDEHRGLVNLYRDLIGLRRNLGGKTRGLGGQHTHVFHVNNEAKLVAFARQAGEGGPGDTTVVLANFANQGYDGYTIGLPGPGHWQVRFNSDWKGYDGDFSDFDSFGVDAEEGEQDGLGWHGSFGLAPYSVLILSQEG, from the coding sequence ATGCCCCACTCCTCCGCTTCCGCTCCTGTTCGCGCCAAAGCTGCCCCCAAAGCTCCTTCCAAAAAAGCGCCCTCTCTTTCTTCCGCCGCCCTGCAATCGGGCATGGGCGCCGTTCCCCACGCCCGAGGCACCACCTTCCGGGTGTGGGCCCCGCACGCCGAGGAGGTGGCCGTTATTGGCACGTTTAATAACTGGGCCCCGAAGAAAAACCCTTTACAACCCGAAGGCAACGGCTACTGGGCCACCGACGTGGCCGGGGCCAAGCCCGGCGACGAGTACAAGTTTCACCTCTGCCGCGCGGGCCAGGAGTTTGACCGCAACGACCCCTACGCCCGCCAGGTAACCCACTCGGCCGGCTCCTCGGTGATATTCGATTCTAGTTTTGACTGGGGCGACGACCACTTTCAGATGCCGAGCTGGAACGAGCTGGTAATTTACGAGCTCCACGTGGGCACGTTCAACGCGGCCGATGCCAGCAGCGTGGGCACCTTTCTGAACGTGGTGGAGAAGCTGCCCTACCTGCGCGATTTGGGCATCAACTGCATTGAGCTGCTGCCCGCCACCGAGTTTCCAGGCGACCGGTCGTGGGGCTACAACCCCGCCCATCCGTTTGCGCTGGAAAGCGACTACGGCGGCCCCATCGCCTTCAAGGAACTGGTGAAGCAGGCCCACCGCCACGGCATCGCGGTGGTACTCGACGTGGTGTACAACCACTTCGGCCCCGGCGACCTCGACCTCTGGCAGTTCGATGGCTGGAGCGAGAACGACGGCGGCGGCATCTACTTCTACAACGACTGGCGCGCCGAAACGCCCTGGGGCCACAACCGCCCCGACTACGGCCGCCCCGAAGTGCGCCAGTACATCCGCGACAACGCCCTGATGTGGCTCAACGAGTACCGCTGCGACGGCCTGCGGGCCGATGCCATTGCCTTCATTCGCAACGTGCACGGCGAAGACGACCCGGCCGCTGACCTGGCCGACGGCTGGAGCCTGATGCGCTGGATTAACGAGGAAATCGACCAGACCATGCCCTGGAAAATCACCATTGCCGAGGACCTGCGCGGCAACGCCAGCATCACCGAAACGGTGGGCAACGGCGGCCAGGGCTTCGACTCGCAGTGGGACGGCTCCTTCGTGTACCCCATCCGCGAGGCCCTCACCATTCAGGAAGACGCCGACCGCGACATGGAGGCCGTGGCCGCGGCCCTGGGCCAGCTTTACAACGACAACGCCTTCCGCCGCGTCATCTACACCGAAAGCCACGACGAAGTGGCCAACGGCAAGAGCCGCGTGCCGGAGGAAATCATGCCCGGCGACGCCGCCCACTGGTTCCCGAAAAAGCGCGCCACCTTGGGCGCGGCCCTGGTGCTCACCGCGCCGGGCATCCCCATGCTGTTTCAGGGGCAGGAGTTTCTGGCTGATGGCGCCTTCTCCGACGCCGAGCCCCTGCAGTGGCAGCGCGTGGACGAGCACCGCGGCCTGGTAAACCTCTACCGCGACCTGATTGGGCTGCGGCGCAACCTGGGCGGCAAAACCCGGGGCCTGGGCGGGCAGCACACCCACGTCTTCCACGTAAACAACGAGGCCAAGCTGGTGGCGTTTGCCCGGCAGGCCGGCGAGGGAGGCCCCGGCGACACCACCGTGGTACTGGCCAATTTCGCCAACCAGGGCTACGACGGCTACACCATCGGCCTACCCGGCCCCGGCCACTGGCAGGTGCGGTTTAATAGCGACTGGAAAGGCTACGACGGCGATTTCAGCGATTTCGACAGCTTCGGCGTCGATGCCGAGGAAGGCGAGCAAGACGGGCTGGGCTGGCACGGCAGCTTTGGCCTGGCGCCGTATTCCGTGCTGATTTTATCGCAGGAAGGCTAG
- a CDS encoding YitT family protein, whose product MPNASKAINRPASEWENAAFIIAGVFSAAFGLKAFLLSSHFIDGGVTGISMLLAAALKLPLAAFILAINLPFVALGYKQMGRRFALRSALGIGGLALVLAFVPFPDVTPDLLLTSVFGGVFIGAGIGLAMRGGAVLDGTEIAALLVSRHLVLLKVSDIILILNLLIFGAAVFVLGTEPALYSMLTYFAAARVMEFVLNGIEQYTGVTIVSEASEAIRLAITEGLGRGVTVYQGKSGFGRRGDQLHERDIIFTVVTRLELPQLRAEVQRLDPQAFIVQYGIDDAQGGIIKKRPLH is encoded by the coding sequence ATGCCGAACGCCTCCAAAGCCATCAACCGCCCCGCCTCCGAATGGGAGAACGCGGCTTTCATTATTGCCGGCGTGTTTTCAGCTGCCTTTGGCCTGAAGGCCTTCCTGCTTTCCAGCCACTTTATCGACGGCGGCGTCACGGGCATTTCCATGCTGCTGGCAGCGGCGCTGAAGCTTCCGCTGGCCGCCTTTATCCTGGCCATCAACCTGCCCTTTGTGGCCCTGGGCTACAAGCAGATGGGGCGGCGGTTTGCCCTGCGCAGCGCCTTGGGCATCGGGGGGCTGGCGCTGGTGCTGGCCTTTGTGCCCTTCCCCGACGTCACCCCCGACCTGCTGCTCACGTCCGTCTTCGGCGGGGTATTCATCGGGGCCGGCATTGGCCTGGCCATGCGCGGCGGCGCCGTGCTCGACGGCACCGAAATAGCCGCCCTGCTGGTGAGCCGCCACTTGGTCCTGCTCAAAGTCAGCGACATTATCCTGATTTTGAACTTGTTGATTTTTGGCGCGGCGGTCTTTGTGCTGGGCACCGAGCCGGCGCTGTACTCCATGCTGACCTACTTCGCGGCGGCCCGTGTGATGGAGTTCGTGCTCAACGGCATCGAGCAGTACACCGGCGTCACCATCGTGTCGGAAGCGAGCGAGGCCATCCGCCTGGCCATTACCGAAGGCTTGGGGCGGGGCGTCACGGTGTACCAGGGCAAGTCGGGCTTTGGCCGGCGCGGCGACCAGCTCCACGAGCGCGACATCATCTTCACCGTCGTCACGCGGCTGGAGCTGCCGCAGCTCCGGGCCGAAGTGCAGCGCCTCGACCCGCAAGCATTTATCGTGCAATACGGCATCGACGACGCCCAAGGCGGCATTATCAAGAAGCGGCCGCTGCACTAA
- a CDS encoding NADPH-dependent F420 reductase, with translation MKNIGILGSGVVATTLADGFIGQGHTVMLGTGHPDKLATWQAKAGSVGRVGSFAEAAAFGELLVLAVKGHVAMHLLRTLDGSTMAGKTILDATNPIDDVPPKNGVLRFFTNFDESLMEECQQAVPGANFVKAFNSIGAAVMVNPDYGGERPTMFICGNDEGAKSEAAGVVRAFGFDPEDMGGAEAARAIEPLSILWCIPGFRANQWTHAFKLLKKA, from the coding sequence ATGAAAAATATTGGCATTCTGGGCTCCGGCGTGGTCGCTACCACCCTGGCCGATGGGTTTATCGGCCAAGGCCACACCGTGATGCTGGGCACCGGCCACCCCGACAAGCTGGCCACCTGGCAGGCCAAGGCCGGCTCGGTGGGGCGCGTGGGCAGTTTTGCCGAAGCCGCCGCCTTTGGGGAGCTGCTGGTGCTGGCCGTGAAAGGCCACGTGGCCATGCACCTGCTCCGCACGCTGGACGGCAGCACCATGGCCGGCAAAACCATCTTGGACGCCACCAATCCCATTGACGACGTGCCGCCGAAAAACGGCGTGCTGCGGTTCTTTACCAACTTCGACGAGTCGTTGATGGAAGAGTGCCAGCAGGCCGTGCCCGGCGCCAACTTTGTGAAGGCCTTCAATAGCATCGGGGCGGCCGTGATGGTCAACCCCGACTACGGCGGCGAGCGGCCCACCATGTTTATCTGCGGCAACGACGAAGGTGCCAAATCGGAAGCGGCCGGGGTGGTGCGCGCCTTCGGCTTCGACCCCGAAGATATGGGCGGCGCCGAAGCCGCCCGGGCCATCGAGCCGTTGAGCATCCTCTGGTGCATTCCCGGCTTCCGCGCCAATCAGTGGACGCACGCCTTTAAGCTGCTCAAAAAAGCATAA
- a CDS encoding YfcC family protein, with amino-acid sequence MLNDFRFPHPLVLLVGFIILAAVLSYVLPAGRFDRRQDPVAKREVVVAGSYHRVPATPVGPLDMLVDIPKGLADAAGVVFLIFLAGGAFTVVDQTGALRHGVDWLLARTQGHEVLVIPLIGLLFATMGALENMGEEIIALVPVLLVLVRRLGFPALTAVAASAGAAFVGASFSPINPFQVGIAQKLAQLPLLSGGGYRMAFLVPALGFWLWGTIRHAQRNRVPVAVTPQDLQADAAGSGRHGLILLLMLVAFSFFAYGVVQQGWGFEEMGALFLALGVAAGLLGGRGLTGTAEGFVTGFRDMAFSAMLIGFARAIFVVLDQGNIVDTIVQGLATPLAHLPVAFAALGMMGVQTALHVPVPSGSGQATLTMPLLTPLSDLIGLSRQVMVLAFQYGAGLCELITPTNGTLMAMLAATGVRFDQWFKFVWPLYLGLLALGIASVVVGIAVGLN; translated from the coding sequence ATGTTAAATGATTTCCGCTTTCCTCATCCGCTGGTGCTGCTGGTGGGCTTTATCATCCTGGCGGCCGTGCTGAGCTACGTGCTGCCGGCCGGCCGCTTCGACCGCCGGCAGGACCCCGTGGCCAAGCGCGAAGTGGTGGTGGCCGGCTCCTACCACCGCGTGCCGGCCACCCCCGTGGGTCCGCTCGACATGCTGGTGGATATCCCTAAAGGTCTGGCCGATGCAGCGGGCGTGGTGTTCCTTATTTTCCTGGCCGGCGGGGCGTTCACAGTAGTCGACCAGACCGGGGCACTGCGCCACGGCGTCGACTGGCTGCTGGCCCGCACCCAGGGCCACGAGGTGCTCGTGATTCCGCTCATCGGCCTGTTGTTTGCCACCATGGGCGCCCTCGAAAACATGGGCGAAGAAATTATTGCCCTCGTGCCGGTGCTGCTGGTGCTGGTGCGGCGGCTGGGTTTTCCGGCGCTCACGGCCGTGGCCGCCAGCGCGGGCGCCGCGTTTGTGGGGGCCTCGTTCAGCCCCATTAATCCGTTTCAAGTGGGCATTGCCCAGAAACTGGCGCAGCTGCCGCTGCTCTCGGGCGGTGGCTACCGCATGGCGTTTCTGGTGCCGGCCCTCGGCTTCTGGCTCTGGGGCACCATTCGCCACGCCCAGCGCAACCGCGTGCCGGTGGCCGTCACCCCGCAGGACCTGCAGGCCGATGCCGCAGGCTCCGGGCGCCACGGCCTCATCTTGCTGCTGATGCTGGTGGCCTTCAGCTTCTTTGCCTACGGCGTGGTGCAGCAGGGCTGGGGCTTTGAGGAAATGGGCGCGCTATTTCTGGCCCTGGGCGTAGCGGCCGGCCTGCTGGGCGGGCGCGGCCTGACTGGCACGGCCGAGGGCTTCGTGACAGGCTTCCGCGACATGGCGTTTTCGGCCATGCTCATTGGCTTTGCGCGGGCCATTTTCGTGGTGCTCGACCAGGGCAACATCGTCGATACCATTGTACAAGGACTGGCCACGCCCCTGGCGCACTTGCCGGTAGCGTTTGCCGCCTTGGGCATGATGGGCGTGCAAACCGCCCTGCACGTGCCCGTGCCCAGCGGCAGCGGCCAGGCCACGCTCACCATGCCGCTGCTCACGCCCCTCTCCGACCTCATCGGCCTTTCCCGCCAGGTTATGGTGCTGGCTTTTCAGTACGGCGCGGGCCTCTGCGAATTGATTACGCCCACCAACGGCACCCTCATGGCCATGCTCGCCGCCACCGGCGTGCGCTTCGACCAGTGGTTCAAATTTGTGTGGCCACTGTATCTGGGCTTGCTCGCGCTGGGAATCGCCAGCGTGGTCGTGGGCATCGCCGTTGGGCTGAATTAG
- a CDS encoding DUF6960 family protein produces MRRPKPVIFGLYGWSPEYGFRYIHPANRRSFELLEPVGKLFEKISEDEEGEWVTIRYDEQQFLVRPELFKEIYHKPKFSFGDSVEEVTPQPGQYRHFGHVSDVFWNESTDTATYQIVERKRKLPRIFTAAELRAD; encoded by the coding sequence ATGCGCCGTCCCAAACCCGTTATTTTTGGTCTTTATGGCTGGTCGCCCGAATACGGCTTCCGGTATATCCACCCCGCCAACCGCCGTTCGTTTGAGCTGCTGGAGCCGGTGGGCAAGCTGTTTGAGAAAATCAGCGAAGACGAAGAGGGCGAGTGGGTCACGATTCGCTACGACGAGCAGCAGTTTCTGGTGCGCCCCGAGCTGTTCAAGGAAATCTACCACAAGCCCAAGTTCAGCTTCGGCGACTCGGTGGAAGAAGTGACGCCGCAGCCCGGCCAATACCGCCACTTCGGGCACGTATCGGACGTGTTCTGGAACGAGTCTACCGACACGGCTACCTACCAGATAGTGGAGCGCAAGCGCAAGCTGCCGCGCATTTTCACGGCCGCCGAGCTGCGGGCTGACTAG